The nucleotide sequence TACGGATAATATTCGGAAAGAAATCGTCGTTGGCAACGGTGCATAAAGCGCCAAAACCATAAGCACCGAAATAGCCCATCTCATATTGGCCTTCCACCTTATTAAAGAGTGCCAGGCCCGGGCTGGCAGAGAGTGGAAGTTCAGCCGGGGAAACTCGGATGAGTGACAGACGCTCGCCATTCAGGCGACGAAAATCCTGAATCTGTTCCTGGCTGGTGTTGGTGGAGGTAACGGCGATAACGCTCAGCTCGCTGGCATCAAAATCACGCAAAATGCCATTAAAATGCCTCTGACTGACCTGATTGCACAAACAATCCGGATTCCAGAAATGCAGTAACACCACGTCGGCTGCGTTTTCAGGCAACTGGGTTAATGCGCTTTGGAATAATGCTTCAACCTGTTGCGCCTGCCACAATCGAGGATCATCATCCGCACTGATAAAAGGGCGAATGGTTTGTTGTTGAAACCACCACAAACCTAATAACGTGGCGACCAGCCAAACACTGATCAACGTGCCAATCAGCAGGTTCTTTTTAACCCCTAAAGGCGGGGTGTGATGGTGATGAGCGTTGGATGTTTTTTTCATGGCCGCAGTATACTCTGCCTCCACTTTTATCGGCCATATCAATTAACCGGAATTTTGTCTTGAATCACCCGCAAGCAAATAGAAACTTACCCTGGTTGAACCAGCCAATGGTACTGGTGGATTTCTGGGCGCCGTCTTGTGCTCCTTGCCTCGCCATGATGCCTCTACTGGAAAAAATAGCCGAGCAAACGCCCGAGTTGATGCTGTGTAAAGTGAATGCGGATGAACAGCTGGAGCTGGCGGAACACTATCGTATTCAGACCTTACCGACCTTGCTGTTGTTTCGACAGGGCGAAGAAGTTGGGCGATTAACTGGCGTGGTGGGGGAATCACAAATCAAGCAGCTGCTGGCACACTGTCGCGACCAGCAGATCACAGCACTGATGGAGCAATTACAGCAGTGGCGTATGCAGCAGCCAAATAACAGGTTGTCGTCATCAGCTTCTCCGCAACACCTTAAACAGCTGGAGAAACATCTTGAATCGCTGGAGCGATACCTCAATCAATTTCCGGATGATGAAGACGTCCGTGCATTGCTGATTCATGTGTATCTGGACGCCAGAAAGTCAGAAACCTTGGCCGAACAGAAAGCCCATTGGCAGAAAAAAATTGAACAGCTCCAACAGGTCAGTAACTTTGATTGGTTGCGTGGCCCGGGTATTCAGCAGGCTTGCGCCAGAGCCGCTGTGGTGCTTTCCGGATTGTTTGATCAATCACCGGTGAATCATTGGGTTCAGGCTGAGCAGTACGAACGGGCTGCTACCGAGTTATTGCGCTTGTTAGAACAGCAGCCTGATGATTCTGGGCTGCGTCAGCAATTTATTCAATTGCTTGATCTGATACCCGATCGGCCGAAGGCCAATCAATTACGTCGCCAGTTGCATGCCCGGTAAAGCTACAGTCATTAAAACCACAGCCATTTTAGACGCCAGTGTTGCACTGGCCGAACATTGTTATGCTTCGACAGTGGTTCCGTCATACCCTGAAATCGTCATAATCAGGCGCGTTAAATCATGACAACTCTATCTCTGAAAAACATTATTTGAGGTAAGCGAATGGAAACCCGTTCACTTGGCAATACCCAGTTACAGGTCAGTAAACTGTGTTTGGGCACCATGACCTGGGGCGAGCAAAATACCGAAGCTCAGGCACACGAGCAAATGGATTATGCGCTGGCAAACGGCATTAATTTCTTTGATGTGGCCGAAATGTATCCGGTGCCGCCGCGCCCAGACACTCAGGGAGCCACAGAGCGCTACATTGGTAGCTGGTTTCAGAAAAGTGGTAACCGCGACAAAGTCATTCTGGCGACGAAAGTTGCCGGGCCGGCTGATTGGTTATTGCATGTGCGGGGCGGGCCACAATTGACGCGTGAGCATATTGTTCAGGCTGTGGAATCCAGTCTGGATCGTTTAAAAACCGATTATATCGACCTGTATCAGGTGCATTGGCCAGCGCGTAAAACCAACTTCTTCGGCCAGTTGGGCTATCAGCATCAGGACGATGCCGATGCGACGCCATTAGAAGAAACGCTGGCGGCGCTGAATGAGCTGATTCAGCAAGGTAAGATTCGCCATTATGGCCTGTCGAATGAAACCGCCTGGGGCGCGATGAAAGTGGTGCAGATTGCCGATGCCAATGGTTGGCCGCACCCGGTGTCTATTCAAAACCCTTACAACCTGCTGAACCGCAGCTACGAAGTGGGACTGGCGGAAGTATCTCACCGTGAAAATATGGGGTTACTGGCGTATTCACCGCTGGCGTTTGGTGTGTTGAGTGGTAAATATCTGAATGATCAGAAGCCCGACAATGCCCGTTTAACCCTGTTTGATCGGTTTACTCGTTATCTGGGGGAGCAGGCCGAGAGCGCTACGCAGGATTATTGTGATTTGGCCGCTGAACTGGGAATGTCTCCGGCGGTTATGGCGCAGGCATTTGTGACAGAACGCAGTTTTGTTACATCGAATATTATTGGTGCTACCACCATGGCGCAGCTGCAAGAAAATATCGACAGTGCTCAGGTAATTCTCGATAGCGAAGCACTGGCAAAAATTGATGCCATTCACGCGCGTATTTCGAATCCGTGCCCGTAATCATACCCGCATGAGGTTGTTGTAATTAAGTTGTGAGAGCCGCACTGGTGGCTCTCCGACCTCTGTTATCCAGTTCAGTCTATGCGCTGACTGCTCACCCGATACAGCCGGTATCCCAACGCAATCGCTGCTGCGGTTAAACCAATCACCAGCCCCGTCCAGAACCCTTCTGCGCCTAATGGTTGGTTGTCATTAAAGCCTTGCGGATAAAACGCCAGGTAATAACCCAGCGCCAGGCCAATGGCCCAATACGAAATAAAGGTAATCACCATCACCGGCAGGGTATCCTGATAACCACGAAGAGCACCAGCTGCACCAACCTGAACTGCATCCGATAACTGAAAAACCGCTGCGAACAGCAATAAGCCTGAGGCAATTTTCACCACTTCCGGGTCGGGGGAATACAGGCCGGAAATAAACCCAGACAAAGTCACCATCAAAGTCGCATTAAAGGCCGCAACACCAAGGTTTGTTTTCACGCCAAGCCAGGCAGCACGTTGAGCCAGTTCGGGCTGATTGCTGCCAAGGTGATGGCCAACACGCACAGTAAGTGCCATCGCCAGGCTGAGTGGAATCATAAAGGTCAGCGATGACACATTCAGTGCCACCTGATGTCCGGCAACAATCACAGGGCCAAGTTCGGTCAGGAATAATGCAATCACCGAAAATAAACTCACCTCAAAAAAAATCGCGGTGCCAATCGGTAGCCCCAAGGCAATCACGGCTCTGACCTGGCTCCAATCTGGCTGGCGAACTTCCTGCCACAATGGTGTTTCAGTAGTTAACCGATGTTTGCGGGTGTTAAGCGCCATGGCGATGGCCATGCCGGTAAAAATCAGAGTTGAGCCGATACCACAGGCCACACCGCCTAATTCCGGCAGGCCAAACCAGCCGTACAAAAACAAACCATTTGCCGGAACATTCAGTGCCAAGCCAACCAGCATGATGCGGGTAACATGGGCCGGTTGATTGAGCGCTTCAGCGTAAAAACGATAAGCCAGAAAAATACCGGCCGAAGGCATACCCAACGAGATTGCAAACAGATACTGGCGGGAGATATCAGCAGTGATTGGGTCGTCGACGATAATGGGCAATAATTGCGATAACCCCATGAGCGTCGCCGCTGATATCAAGCCAAATAAAATGCCGGTAACCAGGGCCGCAGACAATAACTTGGGTAACTGTGTGGTTTTGCCAGCGCCATTAAACTGTGCCGCCAATGGCGAAAGGGCCACCAAAACCCCAGCCAGAAATAACCAGACGGGCAGCCAGATTGACGTGCCAATCGCCACTGCTGCCAGATCACGGGTGCTGATATAACCCGACATTAACGTGTCTACCGTCCCCATGCCGATCTGTGCCAACTGCGTGGCAAGAATTGGCAGTGTCAGCTTGCGCAGGGCGCGTAATTCCTCTGTTTTAAAGGATTTTTCGGGGTTTGAGGCCGGGTGCGTCTTTGTGTTTTGTTGTGTCATTTTTGCGTGTTTTAGGGCGTTTTTGAGCGTATAGTGCGTAAAAAGTGCGTCATTTTTCTTTTGAATTGAAATGACGCACTGGCTGTCAATGTATCAGGGGTTTCTATGGCAACAATCCGAAAGCGCGCCAAAAAAGACGGGAGTTTCTCATATTATGCCGAAATCCGCATTAAGCGGGATGGCGAGGTAGTTCACCGAGAATCTAAAACCTGGCCAAAGAAAAAACTCGCTGAGCATTGGGGAACTAAACGAGAAGCCGAGCTTAATGAGCCAGGCGTTCTTGACGATATTCTTAGTGGTCAATCCACTACCAGTCGCATGTTAGTTTCTCAGTTAATAGATGAGTACATAGCTGCTGTTTACCCCTTACGTCCTTGGCAGAAAACTAAAAGCGCAGTACTTGAGCAACTTAAGCATTCTGAGTTTGGCGCTCTTGTGGCTTCTGAGGTACTTGCTGCAGACATCATTGATCATTGCCGTGGCTGGGGTGCAGGACCGTCAACGACTATGCAACACGTTCAATATATCAAAAGTGTTTTTTCTGTTGCGGAAGAGCTGTTTCGTGTTCCGGTGAAGATGGATGAGGTCGATAAGGCACATCAAGTCATGTCCAGATTAAAGATTATTGGCAGCTCTGAAGATCGTGAGCGAAGACCGACGATCGAGGAGATAAATCGCCTGGTTGGCTTGGCCTGGAAAAAACGAATGGCATTGAAAGGAGGAAATCGTAAATATCGGGGCGTATTGATGCCAATGGATAAAATTATCGCATTTGCCATGTTTTCCAGTCGGCGTCAGGGTGAGATTGTACGACTGACCCGGTCAGGGACTGACTTTCAGAACAAGCGGGTTTTGGTTCCTGATATGAAGCATCCTACCAAAAAGATTGGTAATGATGTTTGGGTCTCTGTACCTGAAGAGGCCTGGCGGGTTTTGATGAGTGTTCCTGAGATTGAAGGCGAAGATCGCTACTTCCCGAACAGCTCTCGCTCAGTCGGCACCCGCTTCAATACACTGTTAAAGGAGGCAGGGTTATTTGGTGAAGATAACTTATGGTTCCATGACTTGCGCCACGAATGTACAAGTTGGTTATTTGAACGTGATGGCTGGCAAGGTGAGCGGTGGGGTGTTTCTCGTGTTGCCGCAGTAACTGGCCACCGAGACTGGAACTCCTTGAGGCGGTACACCCAGGTTGATCGCATTGAACCTTATAATAAATGGGAAAATTGGGAGTGGCTTGACCGGGTCTGTGAAAACTAAGTTCTATTGACTGTGTATGGCCTGCACTTGGTTATCCCCAGGTGGCTCATTGACTAACTTTATATTGGTAGTTGATAATAGTGTCAAAATATTGGGCTTTTCTTGAAAGGCTTATTTGCCGCTCTTTACTATCTGTATAAGACTCATCATGCAAAATGTAGATTTACCTTACCTTATTCCTGAAATTGAGGCTTTTTTTGGTGCTCCTGGGTCGATAGATAAATTTGAATACCGTTTATTGGCCAATTCGCCCTCATTCCTTAAAGTCACCTGCGTATTAGGTGCAGAGAAGTCATGAAGCATGGCATAGGTACAGTCAAGTGGTTCGGGGGGTATAACAACAAAACCGGAAAAGATAATGACTACGGCTTTGTCGAGGATGTCTCGGGGCAAGACTTTTTCTTACATAAGAGTGAGTGGCAAGAAGAAGCAGCTCCTTCAGAAGGTTTGCTAGTCACTTATTCTATTCTGGAATCCAAAGGGAGGTGGTCAGCTTCTTCTGCGAGTCCTGTTGAATATTCCACTTTTACCGAATTAGCTACTATTGCAGATGAATACTGGGGAATTCTCAATCGCGTAGAGAGGAAGCTGGTTTCGCAAGGCCTAACTCGATCCTTACGTGCGATGGGGATGCAAGAGGCTAGTGATTATTTGGAGCAGCTTGATGACCAGCAACTGAAAAAAGTAATCAATATATTGATTGGTTCTGGCTCTTCTTGGGATGTGGTTTGCAAGATAGAAGAGCAGACTGGTCTTAACATTCTCGATGTCTGCGATTGGTCTTGCTTTAGTCGGAAACTGGTTTTACATAAGTCCGCAGATATCGTTGCTCGCATTAATTGCGAAAGTGATGAAAGAGCGAAAGAGTTGATTGGATCTGTTAAGAGCAAGGCTACACTTGATATGCTGGCCTACTGGGTGCTAACCGGCTCGATGAACCTGCCACTTGAGTCCGCTTCAACTCAATCGCGTTTTGATAATTTCCTGCATGGTTTAGGTGATTCAACATTACATTATCCTGATTATTTAACAGGCTTATTTGCTAAGGAAGTAAACTTGGCGAAGGCATGTATTGCAAAACTACTTAAAATTATTGGAATTAATCGCATTTTAAAACCTTTTGGGAATGAATTTTCCGAGATCATGCCGCTTGTTAAAGGGGTTATGAAAGAAGAAGGTCAAGTGTTTTTGCTGGAGGTCGACTGGGAGTTATTCGATAGTGATTATATTGCGCAGAATGCGGAAGAATTTGCTCAGGCTGTCAGAGCTGAAGGAGGGGAGTTATCAGAAAATGTGGAGGCTATATCATCTCGTGCTCCCAATGATCTATTGATGTTTCTGGGTTTAGCTGGCTAT is from Bacterioplanoides sp. SCSIO 12839 and encodes:
- a CDS encoding DUF6436 domain-containing protein yields the protein MKKTSNAHHHHTPPLGVKKNLLIGTLISVWLVATLLGLWWFQQQTIRPFISADDDPRLWQAQQVEALFQSALTQLPENAADVVLLHFWNPDCLCNQVSQRHFNGILRDFDASELSVIAVTSTNTSQEQIQDFRRLNGERLSLIRVSPAELPLSASPGLALFNKVEGQYEMGYFGAYGFGALCTVANDDFFPNIIRNLQQGPYGPFMNVAGDGCFCPWSPKSE
- a CDS encoding tyrosine-type recombinase/integrase encodes the protein MATIRKRAKKDGSFSYYAEIRIKRDGEVVHRESKTWPKKKLAEHWGTKREAELNEPGVLDDILSGQSTTSRMLVSQLIDEYIAAVYPLRPWQKTKSAVLEQLKHSEFGALVASEVLAADIIDHCRGWGAGPSTTMQHVQYIKSVFSVAEELFRVPVKMDEVDKAHQVMSRLKIIGSSEDRERRPTIEEINRLVGLAWKKRMALKGGNRKYRGVLMPMDKIIAFAMFSSRRQGEIVRLTRSGTDFQNKRVLVPDMKHPTKKIGNDVWVSVPEEAWRVLMSVPEIEGEDRYFPNSSRSVGTRFNTLLKEAGLFGEDNLWFHDLRHECTSWLFERDGWQGERWGVSRVAAVTGHRDWNSLRRYTQVDRIEPYNKWENWEWLDRVCEN
- a CDS encoding MATE family efflux transporter is translated as MTQQNTKTHPASNPEKSFKTEELRALRKLTLPILATQLAQIGMGTVDTLMSGYISTRDLAAVAIGTSIWLPVWLFLAGVLVALSPLAAQFNGAGKTTQLPKLLSAALVTGILFGLISAATLMGLSQLLPIIVDDPITADISRQYLFAISLGMPSAGIFLAYRFYAEALNQPAHVTRIMLVGLALNVPANGLFLYGWFGLPELGGVACGIGSTLIFTGMAIAMALNTRKHRLTTETPLWQEVRQPDWSQVRAVIALGLPIGTAIFFEVSLFSVIALFLTELGPVIVAGHQVALNVSSLTFMIPLSLAMALTVRVGHHLGSNQPELAQRAAWLGVKTNLGVAAFNATLMVTLSGFISGLYSPDPEVVKIASGLLLFAAVFQLSDAVQVGAAGALRGYQDTLPVMVITFISYWAIGLALGYYLAFYPQGFNDNQPLGAEGFWTGLVIGLTAAAIALGYRLYRVSSQRID
- a CDS encoding NADP(H)-dependent aldo-keto reductase; the encoded protein is METRSLGNTQLQVSKLCLGTMTWGEQNTEAQAHEQMDYALANGINFFDVAEMYPVPPRPDTQGATERYIGSWFQKSGNRDKVILATKVAGPADWLLHVRGGPQLTREHIVQAVESSLDRLKTDYIDLYQVHWPARKTNFFGQLGYQHQDDADATPLEETLAALNELIQQGKIRHYGLSNETAWGAMKVVQIADANGWPHPVSIQNPYNLLNRSYEVGLAEVSHRENMGLLAYSPLAFGVLSGKYLNDQKPDNARLTLFDRFTRYLGEQAESATQDYCDLAAELGMSPAVMAQAFVTERSFVTSNIIGATTMAQLQENIDSAQVILDSEALAKIDAIHARISNPCP
- a CDS encoding co-chaperone YbbN; the protein is MNHPQANRNLPWLNQPMVLVDFWAPSCAPCLAMMPLLEKIAEQTPELMLCKVNADEQLELAEHYRIQTLPTLLLFRQGEEVGRLTGVVGESQIKQLLAHCRDQQITALMEQLQQWRMQQPNNRLSSSASPQHLKQLEKHLESLERYLNQFPDDEDVRALLIHVYLDARKSETLAEQKAHWQKKIEQLQQVSNFDWLRGPGIQQACARAAVVLSGLFDQSPVNHWVQAEQYERAATELLRLLEQQPDDSGLRQQFIQLLDLIPDRPKANQLRRQLHAR